The following proteins are encoded in a genomic region of Streptomyces lunaelactis:
- a CDS encoding amino acid adenylation domain-containing protein, whose translation MSNSHRLLSGDAASCRVLVNEEEQYSIWPAELQIPVGWHPVGWPGSRAQCLATVETLWTDMRPRSSRPRGAAGTWPSARRPKGPPAAPTVSELIRAHAARQPEAIAVISGAHKLTYGALDRRANQLAHQLLALGVRAETVVTVCMERSADMVVAMLAVLKTRGAFLPLDPAFPDRRLARLAEHAGSGVVLTTRKHAGAFEGGGSRVVLMEDFLADAASWSTEQPPRGPRSGDLAYMIYTSGSTGTPKGVMISHHSLSGVLPRVAAEYGLSPGDRVLQLAALGFDTSLEQVFATLLSGATLVLGGRHTWAPTELLHQLPEHGITVADLTPAYWHQLLKVAEEDSEALRCLRLMIVGGDTVLPGDCRTSFRKMPGVRLVNAYGLTETTITSTLCILTEDVLPGHAARGPTPVGRPLEETRIHVLDQDLRPVPPGRRGEIYIGGCGVARGYWRQPLLTAEHFLPDAYGPVPGERMYRTGDLGRWRLDGNLEVLGRADHQTKVRGFRVDLAEVESAVAAHPAVGQAAVVLRDRGDGDRALAAYYTPALPPSGEVTAQIRSFVSEIVPDYMVPATLTAVDELPVTHRGKIDRQALSRRERTPVGEGDAGNPSVQTGMAQLWAQILNVERVRPADDFFELGGNSLLAMEMLARARIMFGIGVTEIRNLTRSLLHNSTLSAFTEVARSARAGAANGVSVPHVDFGAEAELRVPVRLAASRVPRTERPAEILLTGATGFCGTHLLSTLLASTRARIHCLVRAPDADHALERIRSAHQRYLLRDLSPGRVVPIVGDLTKPFLGMPQDRFEHLAATVDLVYHCGGEVNFIYPYHELRDANVSGTREVIRLAGAHRGIPVHYISSMAVLAGLGAAGVRHATEETPLSHAEYLGVGYVETKWVAEKLLHQAAAQGLPVAIYRPNDVTGDQTTGVMNPDTEICALIRFIADSSFFPDVDLPLDFIPADCFARAVTHVSTKMPATGDVYHLTNPGLAMIGDLADRLDARGYPVRKLPYDEWVRNLVGYAAGHPTHPVTPFVPLFVDRASHADVSVAEMYFQKNFPSFTRRNTERALRDTDIEIPPVDDRLLDRYIDSMLGSGYLDPPPSG comes from the coding sequence GTGAGCAACAGTCATCGCCTCCTGTCGGGGGACGCCGCATCCTGCAGGGTCCTGGTGAACGAGGAGGAGCAGTACTCGATCTGGCCGGCCGAACTCCAGATTCCGGTCGGCTGGCACCCCGTGGGCTGGCCCGGTTCCCGGGCCCAGTGCCTGGCCACAGTGGAGACGCTGTGGACGGACATGCGCCCGCGCAGTTCCCGTCCGCGAGGGGCCGCCGGGACATGGCCCTCCGCCCGGCGGCCGAAAGGCCCCCCGGCGGCTCCGACCGTCTCCGAACTCATCCGCGCGCATGCGGCGCGGCAGCCCGAGGCGATCGCGGTGATATCCGGCGCGCACAAGCTCACCTACGGCGCATTGGACCGCCGCGCCAACCAGCTGGCCCACCAGCTGCTTGCCCTCGGCGTGCGCGCCGAGACGGTGGTCACCGTCTGTATGGAGCGCAGCGCGGACATGGTGGTCGCGATGCTGGCGGTGCTCAAGACCCGCGGAGCCTTCCTGCCGCTTGATCCGGCATTTCCGGACCGCCGCTTGGCGCGGTTGGCCGAGCATGCGGGTTCCGGGGTTGTGCTCACCACCCGCAAGCACGCCGGGGCCTTCGAGGGCGGCGGGAGTCGTGTCGTCCTCATGGAGGACTTCCTCGCGGATGCGGCGTCCTGGTCGACCGAGCAGCCGCCGAGAGGCCCCAGGTCGGGTGACCTGGCCTACATGATCTACACCTCGGGGTCGACGGGCACGCCCAAGGGGGTCATGATCAGCCATCACTCGCTGTCGGGCGTGCTGCCCCGGGTGGCTGCCGAGTACGGACTGTCCCCCGGCGACCGTGTACTGCAGCTCGCCGCGCTGGGCTTCGACACCTCGCTCGAGCAGGTCTTCGCGACGCTGCTCAGCGGGGCGACGCTGGTCCTCGGCGGAAGGCACACCTGGGCGCCGACTGAGCTGCTGCACCAACTGCCGGAACACGGGATCACCGTGGCGGATCTCACGCCCGCCTACTGGCATCAGCTGCTCAAAGTCGCGGAGGAGGACAGCGAGGCGCTGCGCTGCCTGAGGCTGATGATCGTGGGCGGCGACACGGTGCTCCCGGGCGACTGCCGGACATCGTTCCGTAAAATGCCCGGCGTGCGCCTGGTCAACGCCTATGGGCTGACCGAGACGACCATCACCTCCACGCTGTGCATCCTGACCGAGGACGTCCTCCCCGGGCACGCCGCCCGCGGGCCGACACCGGTCGGCCGGCCGCTTGAGGAGACCCGCATCCACGTCCTCGACCAGGATCTGCGTCCGGTGCCGCCGGGTCGCAGAGGCGAGATCTACATCGGCGGCTGCGGAGTCGCACGCGGTTACTGGCGGCAGCCGCTGCTGACCGCCGAGCACTTCCTGCCCGACGCCTATGGACCGGTCCCCGGCGAGCGGATGTACCGCACCGGCGATCTCGGGCGGTGGCGTCTGGACGGAAACCTGGAGGTCCTCGGGCGGGCCGACCACCAGACCAAGGTGCGCGGCTTCCGGGTCGACCTCGCCGAGGTCGAGTCCGCCGTCGCCGCCCACCCGGCGGTCGGCCAGGCGGCAGTGGTGCTCCGTGACCGCGGAGACGGGGACCGGGCACTCGCCGCCTACTACACGCCGGCCCTGCCGCCGTCGGGCGAAGTCACCGCGCAAATCAGGTCGTTCGTGTCCGAGATCGTCCCGGACTACATGGTCCCGGCGACTCTCACCGCCGTTGACGAACTCCCCGTCACCCACAGAGGGAAGATCGACCGCCAGGCCCTGTCCCGCCGCGAGAGGACACCGGTCGGAGAAGGCGATGCGGGAAACCCGTCGGTACAGACCGGTATGGCGCAGTTGTGGGCGCAAATACTGAACGTCGAGCGGGTGCGACCGGCCGACGACTTCTTCGAGCTCGGCGGAAATTCCCTGCTCGCCATGGAGATGCTCGCGCGCGCCCGCATCATGTTCGGCATCGGCGTAACGGAGATCCGGAATCTGACCCGCTCCCTGCTGCACAATTCGACTCTCAGCGCCTTCACCGAGGTCGCCCGGTCGGCGCGGGCCGGTGCGGCCAACGGGGTGTCCGTGCCGCACGTGGACTTCGGGGCCGAGGCCGAGCTGCGGGTGCCGGTCCGCCTGGCAGCCTCACGCGTTCCGCGCACGGAGCGGCCTGCGGAGATCCTCCTCACCGGCGCGACCGGTTTCTGCGGGACACACCTGCTCAGCACATTGCTGGCATCGACGCGGGCGCGGATCCACTGCCTGGTGCGCGCACCGGACGCGGACCACGCCCTGGAGCGTATCCGCAGCGCGCACCAGCGCTATCTGCTGAGGGACCTCTCGCCCGGACGGGTCGTGCCGATCGTCGGCGACCTGACGAAGCCGTTCCTGGGGATGCCGCAGGACCGGTTCGAGCACCTCGCTGCGACGGTGGACCTGGTGTATCACTGCGGCGGCGAGGTCAATTTCATTTACCCGTACCACGAGTTGCGGGATGCGAATGTCAGCGGCACCCGGGAGGTCATCCGGCTCGCGGGGGCACACCGCGGCATTCCCGTTCACTACATATCCAGCATGGCGGTGCTCGCGGGCCTCGGAGCGGCGGGCGTGCGGCACGCCACCGAGGAGACCCCGCTCTCGCACGCCGAATATCTGGGGGTGGGGTATGTGGAAACGAAGTGGGTGGCCGAGAAACTACTCCACCAAGCCGCGGCACAGGGACTGCCGGTCGCGATCTACCGGCCGAACGATGTCACGGGGGATCAGACCACGGGCGTGATGAACCCGGACACGGAAATATGCGCGCTCATCAGGTTCATCGCCGACTCGTCCTTCTTCCCGGACGTCGACCTGCCACTGGACTTCATCCCGGCGGACTGTTTCGCCCGCGCCGTCACCCATGTCTCGACCAAAATGCCGGCCACAGGGGACGTCTACCACCTCACCAATCCCGGACTCGCCATGATCGGCGACCTGGCGGACCGGCTGGACGCACGCGGGTATCCGGTACGGAAGCTGCCCTATGACGAATGGGTCCGGAACTTGGTGGGTTACGCCGCAGGCCACCCGACCCACCCGGTCACCCCGTTCGTCCCGCTGTTCGTCGACCGGGCCTCACACGCTGATGTCTCGGTCGCGGAGATGTACTTCCAGAAGAACTTCCCTTCCTTCACCCGGCGGAACACCGAACGAGCGCTGCGCGACACGGACATCGAAATTCCCCCTGTGGACGACAGACTGCTCGACCGCTACATCGACTCGATGCTGGGCAGCGGGTATCTCGACCCGCCCCCGAGCGGCTGA
- a CDS encoding leucyl/phenylalanyl-tRNA--protein transferase has protein sequence MVTRCDSWRSLDLSSASAGGPVAFCADLSPETILEGYRAGLYPFPAQDAYACELNEALFEANVAAGSIAIVGSGERNPYEVAWWSPDPRPVAPPGGIHLGHSFARRLRNRLAWTTTVDRAFSHVLDECQRGRRPQWLTEELRQSLILLNEREWAHSVEVWEGDELIGGAYGMQTGAVFSLDSMFYRRSSASKVAIADLADRFGTVGVQLLDAQWDSPPVRAIGFSPVPRDQFLAMLRSSPEVPSPPMEPLPARRLVTAPERLGAA, from the coding sequence ATGGTGACGCGATGTGACTCCTGGAGATCGCTCGACCTTTCGAGTGCGTCGGCGGGCGGACCCGTCGCGTTCTGTGCGGACTTGAGTCCGGAGACGATTCTGGAGGGATACCGAGCCGGGCTGTATCCATTTCCCGCCCAGGACGCATACGCGTGCGAGCTGAATGAGGCGCTGTTCGAGGCGAATGTCGCGGCCGGGTCGATCGCCATCGTTGGAAGCGGGGAGCGCAATCCCTATGAAGTCGCCTGGTGGTCACCCGACCCGCGGCCGGTCGCCCCTCCCGGCGGAATCCACCTCGGTCATAGTTTCGCGCGCCGGCTTCGTAACCGGTTGGCCTGGACCACCACGGTCGACCGGGCGTTCTCTCACGTTCTGGACGAGTGCCAGCGGGGGCGCCGGCCCCAGTGGCTGACCGAGGAACTGCGACAGAGCCTGATTCTGCTCAACGAACGGGAGTGGGCGCACAGCGTGGAAGTGTGGGAAGGCGACGAACTCATCGGTGGCGCCTACGGCATGCAGACCGGGGCGGTTTTCAGTCTGGACTCGATGTTCTACCGGCGCTCCAGTGCCTCGAAAGTGGCGATCGCCGATCTCGCCGACCGGTTCGGGACCGTCGGCGTCCAGCTGCTCGACGCGCAGTGGGACAGCCCGCCGGTCCGCGCCATCGGCTTCTCCCCCGTCCCGAGAGACCAGTTTCTGGCGATGCTGCGGTCGTCACCCGAAGTGCCGTCGCCCCCCATGGAACCGTTGCCGGCGCGACGACTGGTCACGGCACCTGAACGGCTCGGGGCAGCGTGA
- a CDS encoding sensor histidine kinase — protein sequence MTGIGLAALAAAGAVLLAAGIALGRLTARRGGKPDLDLGTPVERATFHTLHTASLAAPPLRAGLTEDTARKAARRLRSLLGTEALCLTDRESVLAWDGPGADHHEQRVMVRVAEMLDSGRSQNVHTECEDLECPLRWAVIAPLTGEEGVLGALVAYGSRESAVLVRAATEVARWVSVQLELAELDRSRTRLIEAEIRALRAQISPHFIFNSLAAIASFVRTDPERARELILEFADFTRYSFRRHGDFTNLADELRCIEQYLALAGARFGDRLKVTLQVAPEVLPVTVPFLCLQPLVENAVKHGLEDSPSACRITIAAQDAGAEAMVTIEDDGVGMDPAVLRGILAGERTASSGIGLSNVDERLRQVYGDDHGLVIETGVGAGMKITVRIPKYRAGVHSSAGRRSTG from the coding sequence ATGACCGGGATCGGACTGGCAGCGCTGGCCGCGGCGGGAGCGGTACTGCTCGCGGCGGGCATCGCACTCGGCCGCCTGACCGCACGACGCGGCGGCAAACCCGACCTCGACCTGGGCACGCCCGTCGAGCGGGCCACCTTCCACACCCTGCACACCGCGTCGCTGGCCGCACCCCCACTGCGCGCCGGCCTCACCGAGGACACCGCACGCAAGGCCGCCCGGCGGCTGCGCTCCCTGCTCGGCACCGAGGCGCTCTGCCTCACCGACCGCGAGTCCGTGCTCGCCTGGGACGGCCCCGGCGCCGACCACCATGAGCAGCGGGTGATGGTGCGCGTGGCCGAGATGCTGGACTCGGGGCGCAGCCAGAACGTGCACACCGAGTGCGAGGACCTGGAGTGCCCGCTGCGCTGGGCCGTGATCGCCCCGCTGACCGGTGAGGAAGGGGTACTCGGCGCGCTGGTCGCCTACGGCTCGCGGGAGTCGGCCGTCCTGGTGCGAGCCGCCACCGAGGTGGCCCGCTGGGTCTCCGTACAGCTGGAACTGGCCGAGCTCGACCGGTCCCGTACGCGGCTGATCGAGGCGGAGATCCGTGCGCTGCGGGCCCAGATATCGCCGCACTTCATCTTCAACTCGCTCGCCGCCATCGCCTCGTTCGTCCGCACCGACCCCGAGCGGGCCCGTGAACTCATCCTGGAATTCGCTGACTTCACCCGCTACTCCTTCCGCCGGCACGGCGACTTCACCAATCTCGCCGACGAACTGCGCTGCATCGAGCAGTACCTGGCGCTGGCCGGAGCCCGCTTCGGCGACCGGCTCAAGGTGACGCTCCAGGTGGCGCCGGAAGTGCTGCCGGTGACGGTGCCCTTCCTGTGTCTGCAGCCGCTCGTCGAGAACGCCGTCAAGCACGGCCTGGAGGACTCCCCGAGCGCGTGCCGCATCACCATCGCGGCGCAGGACGCCGGGGCCGAGGCCATGGTGACCATCGAGGACGACGGCGTGGGAATGGACCCGGCCGTCCTGAGAGGAATCCTCGCGGGGGAGCGGACGGCCTCGTCGGGCATCGGCCTCTCCAATGTCGACGAGCGACTGCGTCAGGTGTACGGCGACGACCATGGACTCGTCATCGAGACCGGCGTCGGCGCGGGGATGAAGATCACAGTCCGGATTCCCAAGTACCGGGCGGGTGTGCACTCCTCGGCGGGGCGCCGGTCCACCGGCTGA
- a CDS encoding CapA family protein: MTQRTRQGAVTLAAVLLGTAAGCAGQADPGKASPRQEPQHPAPFAAGGTVAARGFTLVASGDVLPHDSVIRQARADADGDGYDFRPMLAGVRPVISGADLAICHMETVYGGNGDYTGYPAFKSPPQIAKALASTGYDSCSAASNHTLDDGAAGVRRTLDALDEAGIRHAGSARTAAEAARPAWLKAGGAKVAQLAYTYGTNGFPLPEKQPWAVSLIDERKIVADARAARKAGADVVVVSLHWGTEWETDPDERQLRLGRTLTVSTTDGRPDIDLILGTHAHVPQAYEKVNGTWIVYGMGNQIAGSMVNYEGVEDPRGHQGSIGRFTFVPPARPGERWAVKKAEFIPQWMNAGTGRVINLPAALCRDADLEDCLAAQSAIRKAVLSRGAAEQGLTMGR; this comes from the coding sequence ATGACACAGCGCACACGGCAGGGGGCGGTGACGCTCGCCGCCGTACTGCTGGGAACCGCGGCGGGCTGCGCCGGTCAGGCCGACCCGGGCAAGGCCTCGCCGCGCCAGGAGCCCCAGCACCCCGCACCCTTCGCGGCGGGCGGCACCGTCGCGGCGCGCGGCTTCACGCTCGTCGCGAGCGGAGACGTACTGCCGCACGACTCGGTCATCCGTCAGGCCAGGGCGGACGCGGACGGCGACGGCTACGACTTCCGGCCCATGCTCGCCGGCGTCCGGCCGGTCATCTCCGGGGCGGATCTGGCGATCTGTCACATGGAGACGGTGTACGGGGGGAACGGCGACTACACCGGCTACCCCGCCTTCAAGTCCCCGCCGCAGATCGCGAAGGCGCTCGCCTCCACCGGATACGACTCCTGCTCCGCGGCGTCCAACCACACCCTGGACGACGGAGCCGCCGGAGTACGCCGCACCCTGGACGCCCTCGACGAGGCGGGTATCAGGCACGCGGGCTCCGCCCGCACGGCCGCCGAGGCCGCGCGCCCCGCCTGGCTGAAGGCCGGCGGAGCCAAGGTCGCCCAACTGGCCTACACCTATGGCACCAACGGCTTCCCGCTCCCCGAGAAGCAGCCCTGGGCGGTCAGTCTCATCGACGAGAGGAAGATCGTCGCCGATGCCCGCGCAGCCCGGAAGGCCGGTGCGGATGTCGTCGTCGTGAGCCTGCACTGGGGCACGGAGTGGGAGACCGACCCCGACGAAAGGCAGCTGCGGCTCGGCCGGACGCTCACCGTGTCGACCACCGACGGCCGCCCCGACATCGACCTGATCCTCGGCACGCACGCCCATGTCCCGCAGGCGTACGAGAAGGTCAACGGCACCTGGATCGTCTACGGGATGGGCAACCAGATCGCCGGTTCAATGGTCAACTACGAAGGGGTCGAGGACCCGCGCGGCCACCAGGGCTCCATCGGCCGCTTCACTTTCGTACCGCCCGCGAGGCCAGGCGAGCGGTGGGCGGTCAAGAAGGCGGAGTTCATTCCGCAGTGGATGAACGCCGGGACCGGACGCGTCATCAATCTGCCGGCCGCGCTGTGCCGCGACGCGGACCTGGAGGACTGCCTCGCCGCCCAGTCGGCGATCCGCAAGGCGGTACTCAGCCGCGGCGCCGCCGAGCAGGGGCTCACCATGGGCCGCTAG
- a CDS encoding sigma-70 family RNA polymerase sigma factor — MTTATASTTTDEQALAALQREHGPALLSFLSGLTYGDQQRAEDLLQETLVRAWQHPEAFDGPYESMRPWLFTVGRRLAIDARRSRMARPTEIGDGVLATTADPADITESAVAALDVRAAVESLSPEHRAVLVQIYFHGLSVNEAAETLGIPPGTVKSRSYYALRALARCLPGYARPGASAPAGR; from the coding sequence ATGACGACGGCGACCGCGTCCACGACGACCGATGAGCAGGCCCTGGCGGCGTTGCAGCGCGAACACGGCCCCGCACTGCTGAGCTTTCTGTCCGGCCTGACCTACGGGGACCAGCAGCGCGCCGAGGATCTGCTGCAGGAGACGCTCGTACGCGCCTGGCAGCATCCGGAGGCGTTCGACGGTCCGTACGAGTCGATGCGGCCGTGGCTCTTCACGGTCGGGCGCCGCCTCGCGATCGACGCGCGGCGGTCCCGGATGGCCCGTCCCACCGAGATCGGCGACGGCGTCCTGGCCACCACCGCGGACCCGGCGGACATCACCGAGAGTGCTGTCGCCGCGCTCGACGTCCGGGCGGCCGTCGAGTCACTGAGCCCTGAGCACCGCGCGGTGCTGGTGCAGATCTACTTCCACGGGCTGAGCGTGAACGAGGCGGCCGAGACGCTCGGGATACCGCCGGGCACGGTCAAATCGCGTTCGTACTACGCGCTGCGCGCCCTCGCCCGCTGCCTGCCGGGTTACGCCAGGCCCGGCGCGTCGGCGCCCGCCGGCCGCTAG
- a CDS encoding TIGR03086 family metal-binding protein: MNAIADRYRRHANAFEHKIAAVRPEQWANQSPCAAWDARDVVDHIVSMHGVMLRPVDRTPSPAPSVKEDPLAAFRAVRADVEAVLDDPALAGADCDTPNGRMSVEQQIDQVVSDDLVLHGWDLARATGQDETIPADDVARLWAGTAALPAEVMEKLRTPGAYGPGVEVFGPEVMVPDDASLQDRLLGLIGRDPAR, from the coding sequence ATGAACGCCATCGCCGACCGTTACCGCAGACACGCCAACGCCTTCGAGCACAAGATCGCAGCGGTGCGCCCCGAACAGTGGGCCAATCAGTCCCCTTGCGCCGCCTGGGACGCCCGCGACGTGGTGGACCACATCGTGTCCATGCACGGCGTCATGCTGCGCCCCGTCGACCGCACTCCCAGCCCGGCGCCGTCGGTGAAGGAGGACCCGCTGGCCGCGTTCCGGGCCGTACGTGCCGATGTCGAGGCCGTGTTGGACGACCCCGCTCTCGCCGGGGCCGACTGCGACACGCCCAACGGGCGCATGTCGGTCGAGCAGCAGATCGATCAGGTCGTCAGTGACGATCTCGTCCTTCACGGGTGGGACCTCGCCCGGGCCACCGGGCAGGACGAGACGATCCCGGCCGACGATGTCGCGCGGCTGTGGGCGGGCACGGCAGCGCTTCCGGCCGAGGTGATGGAGAAGCTGCGGACGCCGGGCGCATACGGCCCGGGCGTGGAGGTGTTCGGGCCGGAGGTGATGGTCCCGGACGACGCTTCGCTGCAGGACCGGCTGCTCGGTCTCATCGGGCGCGACCCGGCCCGCTGA
- a CDS encoding universal stress protein: MTEQQPRQQPHPFERGTDGPKVIVAGLDGSDSSLRAVSYAGGLARRQNALLAIVYVQPVMAAGAALGVPVGNTTGEIAEGLVAELRAAAERVKGIWEVRWEFHTFRGDPYSGLVTAADELKADAVVVGASESAGHRFIGSVAVRLVKAGRWPVTVVP, translated from the coding sequence GTGACAGAGCAGCAGCCCCGGCAGCAACCCCACCCATTCGAACGCGGTACGGACGGCCCGAAGGTGATCGTCGCCGGCCTGGACGGATCCGACTCCTCGCTGCGCGCGGTGTCGTACGCCGGTGGTCTCGCCCGGCGGCAGAACGCCCTCCTCGCCATCGTGTACGTCCAGCCGGTGATGGCTGCGGGCGCGGCTCTCGGCGTCCCGGTCGGCAACACGACCGGGGAGATCGCCGAGGGCCTGGTGGCCGAGCTCCGCGCCGCCGCCGAGCGGGTCAAGGGGATCTGGGAGGTGCGCTGGGAGTTCCACACCTTCCGCGGCGACCCCTACAGCGGCCTGGTCACCGCCGCCGACGAGCTGAAGGCGGACGCCGTGGTGGTCGGGGCCTCGGAGTCTGCGGGCCACCGGTTCATCGGTTCGGTTGCGGTCCGGCTGGTGAAGGCCGGGCGCTGGCCGGTGACCGTCGTTCCGTAG